gttaGCATACTTTTTCTACGTCATGACAGATCTTCACGAGTAATATGTAGTAACAGACTTTTTAACCTTGATTCCGGTTTAGTAATTGAAccaattataattaaaaatttcagttagctaattaaaattaataaattttggtcAATTAATTGAATAAAAAGTTGACCACTGACCACCATCAGTTATTAAAACCTAGGTCTAACCGTAAAATTTCCTCTCCAAGTCACGATAAGAAACAAcctagaaaaaaatagaataaatggTCAATTTGTCATCAGTTGGTTACAATTGTAAAATATGTCATGTTGCTTAGATAATTTGTTCTCATTTGCTATTGTTTCTAGACATATGTatacattgcacataaggttgtggaatgtcaccagacatatttggaatgtcataagacttctttggaatgtcataagacttccttggaatgtcatgagACGTtcttaaattgtatttaaactTCATTACCCTATTTtagtttgtttcgagcaattttgggagattttggagttatttaaattcataactgcacaaaatttttagaaatttcataagacttctttgaaatgtcataagacttccttagaatgtcataagacttttttggaatgtcataagacttccttaaAATGTCTTGAGACGttcctaaaatgtatttgaacgtCTTTACTGTATCCACTAATTTGTTTTGAACAATTTTGGgtgattttggagttatttaaatacattactgcacaaaattttcagaatttttcagaaatttcaaggttttatgaactttatgtgatcgtcattaccgTGCCCACTGGTACGTTTTAAGcaactttgggagattttgagttttttatggaatgtataattgcacataatcttcaaaattttatctattaataTAGAACTAGATAGCGggaaattgagctcatcttttcagagtggtcgtttgacgcacaaaGAGGAAACTTAATAGTCTAAGACATCtctggacattgcacataagacTGTGGAATGTcagcagacatccttggaatgtaataagacttctttggaatgtcatatgaGTTCCTTGGAATATTCTGAGACGTtcataaactgtatttaaacgtcattaccctatccactggtttgtttcgagcaattttgggagattttggagttatttaaatgcataattacacataatctttagaattttatctattgatagagaacaagctatggtgattttgagctcatcttttcacaattgatagagattttgattatcttaacaatgccaccagtttgaggtcaatcgggtccttagtcaagagttataataattttactgataAGTGGTCGTTTGATgcacaaagaaaaaactttatatcctaagacatatgtggaaaatgcacataaggttgtggagaatgtaagcagacattcttggaatgtcataagacttccttggaatgtcataagacttccttggaatgtcataagacttccttggaatatCATGAAACGTtcctaaactttatttaaacgtcattaccctattttggtttgtttcgagcaattttaggagattttggaattatttaaattcataactgcacaaaactttcaaaaattttataagacttctttggaatgtcataatacttctttggaatgtcctcagacgttcttaaactatatttgaacgtcattactatatccactcgtttatttcaaaaaaatttaggaGATTTGGAGttgtttaaatacataaatgcacaaaattttcagaattttcaaaaatttcagagctttatgaattttatgtgatcgtcattacaCTGTCTACTGGTACATTTTAAgcaataagacttctttggaatgtcatatgaGTTCCTTGGAATAATCTCAGACGTtcttaaactgtatttaaacgtcattaccctatccactggtttgtttcgagcaattttggaagattttggagttatttaaatgtataattacaCAGAATCTTTAgtattttatctattgatagagaacaaggtatggtgattttgagctcatcttttcgcaattgatagagattttgattatcttaacaatgccaccagtttgaggtcaatcgggtccttagtcaagagttataataattttactgataagtggtcgtttgacgcacaaagaaaaaacttaatatcctaagacaaaTGTGGAAAATGCACATAAAgttgtggaatgtaagcagacatccttggaaagtcataagacttctttggaatgtcataagacttccttggaatgtcataaaacttccttggaatgtcatgaaacgttcctagacttccttggaatgtcataagacttccttggaatgtcataagacttccttggaatgtcatgaaacgttcctaaactttatttaaacgtcattacctattttggtttgtttcgagcaattttaggagattttggaattatttaaattcataactgcacaaaacttttaaaaattttataagaattctttggaatgtcataatacttctttggaatgtcctcAGACGTTCTTAAACTATATTCGAACGTCATCGTTTATTTCGAaaaattttaggagattttggagttgtttaaatacataactgcacaaaattttcagaaatttcaaaaatttcagagctttatgaattttatgtgatcgtcattaccctgcctactggtacattttaagcaaaaagacttctttggaatgtcatatgaGTTCCTTGGAATATTCTGAGACGTTTGGAATAttctgagacgttcctaaactgtatttaaatgtCATTAcctatccactggtttgtttcgagcaattttgggagattttggagttatttaaatgcataattacacagaatctttagaattttatctattgatagagaacaagctatggtgattttgagctcatcttttcgcaattgatagagattttgattatcttaacaatgccaccagtttgaggtcaatcgggtccTTTGTcaagagttataataattttactgattggtggtcgtttgacgcacaaagaaaaaacttaatatcctaagacatatgtggaaaatgcacataaggttgtggaatgtaagcagacatccttggaatgtcataagacttctttggaatgtcataagacttccttggaatgtcataagacttccttggaatgtcatgaaacgttcctaaactttatttaaaagtcattaccctattttggtttgtttcgagcaattttaggagttttggaattatttaaattcataactgcacaaaactttcaaaaattttataagacttctttggaatgtcataatacttctttggaatgtcttcagacgttcttaaactatattcgaacgtcattactgtatccactcgtttatttcgaaaaattttaggagattttggagttgttTAAATACTTAACTGCacaaaaattttcagaattttcaaaattttagagctttatgaactttatgtgatcgtcattaccctgTCTACTGGTACATTTTAAgcaataagacttctttggaatgtcatatgaTTCCTTGGAATATTCTGAGACGTttctaaactgtatttaaacgtcattattctatccactggtttgtttcgagcaattttggaagattttggagttatttaaatgcataattacacataatctttagaattttatctattgatagagaacaagctatggtgattttgagctcatcttttcacaattgatagagattttgattatcttaacaattccatcagtttgaggtcaatcgggtccttagtcaagagttataataattttactgataAGTGGACGTTTGACGCACAcagaaaaaacttaatatcctaagacatatgtggaaaatgcacataaggttgtggaatgtaagcagacatccttggaatgtcataagacttctttggaatgtcataagacttccttggaatgtcataagacttccttggaatgtcatgaaacgttcctaaactttatttaaacgtcattaccctattttggtttgtttcgagcaattttaggagattttggaattatttaaattcataactgcacaaaactttcaaaaaatttataagacttgtttggaatgtcataatacttctttggaatgtcctcagacgttcttaaactatattcgaacgtcattactgtatccactcgtttattttgaaaaattttaggagattttggagttgtttaaatacataactgcacaaaattttcagaattttcaaaaatttcagagctttatgaactttatgtgatcgtcattaccctgcctactggtacattttaagcaataagacttctttggaatgtcatatgaGTTCCTTGGAATATTCTGAGACGTTTCTAAATTGTacttaaacgtcattaccctatccactggtttgtttcgagcaattttgggagattttggagttatttaaatgcataattacacagaatctttagaattttatctattgatagagaacaagttatggtgattttgagctcatcttttcaaatttgatagagattttgattatcttaacaatgccaccagtttgaggtcaatcgggtccttagtcaagagttataataattttactgataagtggtcgtttgacgcacaaagaaaaaacttaatatcctaagacatatgtggacaatgcacataaagttgtggaatgtaagcagatatccttggaatgtcataaaacttctttggaatgtcataagacttctttggctttggaatgtcataagacttcattggaatgtcataagactttcttggaatgtcatgaaacgttcctaaactttatttaaacgtcattaccatATTTTGgtttgtaactaaaataatcctttaaaaatcaattcgattgaattaaacaaacacaaacaaaaccaaaataaaacgaATCAGacataaaccaaactaaattaaaactgaatcgaacacaatccaaatcgaaataaaaccgaacacaaatcaaaccaaactaatttgaaTTAACTTTGGTTAAGGGTCTCTTAGACTTTaataaaccaaatcgaacctaAACCCgtagttttttttaacaaaatctaaacATGTAGTTAAACCGACATGTTTATCCTTAATAAAACCGAGATATTGCTGATTTGACATCATttgtcaatattatatattttaaatatttatcataaaattcaCCATGCGCAAGACGCATGTCTTATCCTAGTACTTTGGTAATACGTGAGTCTATTAAGATTCCGACATAAGGCCCGTTTAAGCTTTCAAGAGAGTTACATCAATACCAATCCAAAACAATCAACTTTAGGTATCTTATACAAATAACTCCAGTACATGAGAGATATAATACTATATTCGAAACAAAAGAATCTTAGATTCCTCGTTCTCTTCATCAATCACTTAACGAGATTAAGAGGAACTTGAAGAGCAAGAGGCACCAAAGGCTCGTGAACAATCCCAACAGACATCTTGCAATGATCAGAGCTCAACAtcttctccttttcttcttcatctgatgATATAATCTCGTTGATCTTTCCCATTAGCATTCTTTCCATAGCTTCCCCATCGGTCCAGTCTTTAACCGTGGCCTTAACCAAGGAGGGGTTTTGACTAATCAAATCCCAAACAGGGAAATTCTTCCTTGGCATCATGCAATCTTCAGGTTTGAGTCTAAGACTCGGACAGTAATCATTAGCACCATCTCCTAGATAGATCATCTTCATCTTATTTCCTTCTTTGGCAAAAGAAGCTTGAATCCTCTCAATTATCAACCcctatataaaaattttaaaatcattaataaaccCTAGAAACACACACAAGTCAATCCGCATATATAGATTCAACACACGACATGAGTTGATCGTAGCGTATAAGAGATTCAAAGATAACATATTAACGGCAAGTAGTGCATGTAAAGCATACCTTGCACATGTTAGGAGGGCAACGAGAGCAACCGTGGGAGGATTTAGTGAAGTCGTGGTAAGGAGAGATTATTAACCTTCCTTGTTCATCTACAAGTCCAGGGTTTGTGTTAATCTCAGAGAAATACTCACGAATCTTGAGATGTTCAAGGATCGTTTCGATAAATAACGTGTTCGCGTCGCTCACTATTCTCAGCTCGCACCTGGAAAATTACCAAACCGTATAAACGAACGTGTTcatgtcaaaaagaaaaaaaaacgtgttcatgtctttttctttaattaGAGTTTAATCCTAATAAAACGAGATTAAAATTTGGAATTACCCTAAAGCATGAGCAGATTTGATGGCAGCGATGACACGAGGATGAATAGGGACTCTTTTCAAGACTTGTTTGATTTCTTCAATGGTTTTATCATGATCATGAAGCTCCTTCATCATCCGATCCTGTTATGTAAAAACCAAATATATGGCTTTAAGGGGTTGGCTTAACATTTCGGACAGAAGATCGAGTTAGAGATCGAGTTAAACAAACCATGAGGGAGTTCCAAGGCATAGTGGGGAGAAGCTGGTCGAACAAATCAGTGAAGCCAAGTTCATCGACAACCCAATTATCGCTGTCCACGTCGATGATCGTCTTGTCGAAATCAAATACGATGACAATGTTGTTCTTGTTAGCCATTTGTCGGAGAAAGCTGAACAAGAATCTTGTGGAAAAACCTTGTATAATTTACGTATGATTGTTATGGAATGTGGAGGAAATGAGTGTGATTTATATACAAGTGAAAGAGAGATACGAATAGGGTTTTTTTCTCGGAAGATGCCTTTGGAATATTACCTTGCGCGTATTCGAAGAAGAATTGGAATTTgcttcttatttttattaaccGTTGGATGATGATGACGTTGTAGGTCAAAAATGACTAGGTGTGCTGATCCAACGGTGTTGACGGCTCTTAGTTTATTTTGTGCggtatttattattttagattggCTTCCTTTTTTGTGGAATTTTAGGCAGTTGAGAAGACGCGGGCATGAGACAAAAGAATATTCCACCTATTAATCCGTTTCTCTACCTTTATttactaaaaccaaaaaaaaggtGCATCAGAAAGCACTAGTGAGTAGGGAGGAAAGCTGGAAGGAATCTTGAGTGACAAATCTTAAGAGGATGGAATATTCTTGGAGTTAAGGATCACCGGAGCTTTTCTTTGGTGGCCACATCTTTCAGTATTCATCAATCTGATCTCTTCATCATATCcactaagaaaatattttaaaaatgaaaaaagaaacatttggCCGTCGATCACCTAACATGACAACACAACACTAGTATGTGTGTATATCCCTagctaataaataaatatacatatttctCGAATTTAGACGTTATCATCAGAAGGTCCGAACTAAAAGAAGCTTCTTCTATTCATCTTCCTCACGTCTTTAGATAACTATGTAATATAAAAACTAGGacggagaaaaaaaaattattcctcGTTCAACTCTGTAGCGCCGGACGGGATGAGGTAGCTCTACTGGTTAGAACTTTGGGGGCCAATTGTCATATTCCCGCGTTCGACGCCAGCCGGAGGCGAACTGCCTCTTCCATATCACCATTACTGGTACTGGGCTTCGACCTAGGTTAATATCCTCCCGAGTGAAGTAGATCGCTGCTTGACCGGGTCCAGGGATTGACCCGCGAAGCGGGAAACCCTGGCTCTGTAGCGCCACGAACATACACTATGGATgaccttttcttttcttttaggGATGACTTGTATGTCACGCGATGTACTAGTTGAAGGGTTTATTACTTTCCTCTATCTAACGTCGCGTGGCCATGTTACGTTGAGAAGGTAGTATTAATATATTGTCCTCTATATTTAAAGAGGCATTTTCACTAGTGTAACTAGAATTGCCTGCATACTAAATAACTGTTCACAAAATCCAAGTCTCTgccaaaagcaaaaaaaaaagaagtgtaGTAACTGATAATATTGTTCTTACAAACGAAAAATATGAGGATACAGCTACTTTATTGTGGGTAGCGGTTAAAAATCACAAAAGGGTGCCTGAAAACACAGTTGAAAAAGAGACATACAGAGCATAAGGCGTTCAAGAAGAAGATATGACAAAAGAATCAATAAACAAATTTGAAGCACAACCTCCCCATCGTATCATTCTCGTACTAAAAAAATCCCACACAACATAAGCTGTTTCTTAAAAAGAGTTAATATAATTGAAtctaagaaataaaaaattatctttcGCAACCCAAAACAAAAGACAGCCTAGGTTTCTCCTTTTCAGACAATTACACTTCTGGTAGAAAGGTATCTCCTTCTTTTCTTCGCCAACCCAACATTTGTTTTACCTACTGTTGCTTTTTCCTGCTTTGGTCTTGGTCACAGCATACCGCTGTTACGACTACAATGTTCTGGTTACATAATCACTTTGGTTGTTAAACGAGAGAGCGAGAGAAAAAAGACAGAGATAGCTTGAAAAGGGAGAAAATGGAAAGTTAAAAATGGAGCAAGCTGGttccttcttctttctccaGTTCATGCATAATACATGTACAAGCTGTTGGCTGCTGCACAAGCAATTGAGTTCTCTGTTGGGTGCCAAGCCATATGCAGCAACTTAGTTGTGAAATCGTGTGCGTTCCCGTTCGCATCTGATCCAGGACTCTCTGATCCTGCATCCAAACACCCAATTTTTCACTCCACAAGAAAACAGTAAAAGCTTGAATGTGTTTTACCGTGACCACTAACCTCGTCTAACCCCGCTTGTCATAGATCTGGAAGATCTTGCAGGTGGCTGGATTTGCCTCCTAATGTAAACCATTGATTTTGCAATTGATCAATATAAACTTCTATGACTTAAAGTTTGACTATCAatgttctctgttttcttttacCTCATCGGGTTTTTACTAGCTTCCAACGTTGCAGCTTCAGTGCTTCCTTGAGACGCTCCAAATACGCGGAATAGATTGCTGGTTT
The Raphanus sativus cultivar WK10039 chromosome 1, ASM80110v3, whole genome shotgun sequence DNA segment above includes these coding regions:
- the LOC108854327 gene encoding inorganic pyrophosphatase 2-like; protein product: MANKNNIVIVFDFDKTIIDVDSDNWVVDELGFTDLFDQLLPTMPWNSLMDRMMKELHDHDKTIEEIKQVLKRVPIHPRVIAAIKSAHALGCELRIVSDANTLFIETILEHLKIREYFSEINTNPGLVDEQGRLIISPYHDFTKSSHGCSRCPPNMCKGLIIERIQASFAKEGNKMKMIYLGDGANDYCPSLRLKPEDCMMPRKNFPVWDLISQNPSLVKATVKDWTDGEAMERMLMGKINEIISSDEEEKEKMLSSDHCKMSVGIVHEPLVPLALQVPLNLVK